The following is a genomic window from Miltoncostaea oceani.
CGATCCGCTGGTACCCGACCCCGGGGGCGACCTCCTGGATGGCCGGCGGCTTCGGGGGCGGCAGCGCCTCGACCGGCGCCGCGGCGGCGGCGCCGGGCACGGCGAGGAGGACGGCGAGCGTGGTGAGGCGGGTCCGTGACATGGCCGCGAACCCAATCACGTGACGGCGACGTCACACAGGAGGGCGGGCCCCGCGACGTCTGCGAGACTCGCGCCGTGACCATCGCCCTCCTGACGGTCGCCGTCGGCGCGCTCGTCGTCGCCGCCGTGCTCGGCGTCGCCGCGCGCCGGGCCGCCCGGGAGGCCTCCGCCGCCCGGTCCGAGGCCGCCGCCGCGGTCGCCGCCGCCGCCGTCGCGGAGGGGCGGCGCCACCAGCTCCTGGAGGGCCTGCCGTTCACGACGCTGCGCGTCGACCGCGACGCGCGGGTGGTCGAGGCGAACCGCGCGGCGCTCGGGCGGTTCCCCTTCCTCGACCGGGGGATGGGCGTCCTCGAGTCGTTCAGCGAGCACGAGCTGGCCGGCCGGGTGCAGTCCGCCCTCGACGGCATGACCGCCGAGCGCTTCGAGGTGCGGCTGTTCGCCGACGGCCGGCGCACCTACCGCGTGGCGGTCGAGCCGTACGAGGTGGGGGACACCCGCGAGGCCCTCGTCTTCCTCACCGACGCGAGCGAGGCCGCCGACTACCAGGAGCTGCGGTCGCAGTTCGTCGCGAACGTCTCCCACGAGCTGCGGACGCCGTTGACGGGGTTGCGGGCGCTGCTGGAGGCCCTCGACGACCCCGCGATGGACGAGGGCACCCGCCGCGACTTCGTGGGGCGCGCGTCGCGCGAGACGGCGCGCCTGGAGGCCCTGATCGCCGACATCCTGTTCCTCTCGGAGCTGGAGGCGACCCAGGGGATGCCCTCCGGCGCGCGCAGCGACCTGGCCGTCGCCGCCGCGGCCACCGCGCAGGAGCTCGCCCCGGCCGCGGCCGAGCAGCGCGTCCGGCTCGTCGTGGACGGCGACGGCGAGGCGTGGACGCCCCTCACCGAGCGCATGTCCCGCACCGTCGTGCGGAACCTCCTCGAGAACGCGGTGAAGTACGCCGGCCACGGCGCGACGGCGCGGGCGACGGTGCGCCGGCGCGGCGACGACGTGGTCCTGACGGTGTCCGACGACGGGGCCGGCATCCCCGAGATGCACCTGCCGCACGTCTTCGAGCGCTTCTACCGGGCGGATCCGTCGCGGTCGAAGCGCATGGGCGGCACCGGCCTCGGGATGTCGATCGTGAAGCACATCGCCGAGCGCTTCGGGGGGACCGCCGAGGCCACGTCCCGGGAGGGCTTCGGCACCACCGTCACGATCACGATCCCGGCCCCGGAGGACGCGGACGGCCGCTGAGGGCGGCCCGTGATAGCGTCCCGCGTCGCCGTATGGCCGTGCCCCTCATGGACATCCAGGCCCAGTACGGGCCCCTCCGCGCCGAGCTCGACGCCGCACTCGCGGGCGTCCTCGACAGCGGTCGCTTCATCCTCGGTCCCGAGGGCCGCGCCCTGGAGGCCACGGTCTCGGAGCGCCTCGACGGGCGCCCCTGCGCCGGCGTCGCCAACGGCACCGACGCGCTCGTCATCGCGCTGAACGCCCTCGACGTCGGTCCGGGCGACGAGGTCATCACGACCCCGTACACGTTCTACGCGACCGCCGAGGCCATTGCGCGGGTCGGCGCCACCCCCGTCTTCGCGGACATCGACCCGGTCACGTACTGCCTCGACCCGGCGAAGGTGCGCGAGCGGATCGGCCCCCGCACGAAGGCGATCCTCCCGGTCCACATCTTCGGCCACCCCGCCGACATGCCGGCGATCATGGAGATCGCGCGGGAGCACGGCCTCGTCGTCGTCGAGGACTCCGCGCAGGCGTTCGGCGCCCGGACCGCCGAGGGCGAGATCGGGACGTTCGGCGACGCCGCGACCTTCAGCTTCTTCCCCACGAAGAACTTCCCGGGGATGGGCGACGGCGGCATGGTCGTCTGCCGCGACGAGGCCCTCGCCGACCGGGTGAAGCGGCTGCGCTTCCACGGCTCGAAGGACAAGGTCGTGTTCGAGGAGGTCGGCTACAACTCGCGGCTCGACGACCTGCAGGCCGCGATCATCCGCGTCTTCTACCCGCACCTCGACGGGTGGAACGCCGCGCGCGCGCAGGCCGCCGCCTGGTACGCGGAGGAGGGGCTCGGCGACGTCATGGCGCTGCCCGCCACCGCCGAGGGCGCCCGCCACATCTTCCACCTCTACATGGCCCGCCACCCGCGGCGCGACGACATCCGCGCCGGGCTGGCCGAGGCCGGCGTCGCGAGCGCCGTCTACTACGGCATCCCGATGCACCTGCAGCCCGTCTTCGCGGGCCTCGGGTACACGGCCGGCGACCTGCCGGTGGCCGAGGAGGCCGCCGCGAGCGCCCTCGCGCTGCCGATGCACCCGAACCTCACGCGCGACGACGTCGCCGAGGTGGTCGCCGCCGCGAGCCTCGCCCTGGAGCGCGCCGGCGCCGCGTCGTCCCCGTAACCCGCGGCGCGAGGTGACCGGCCCGTGAGGATCTGGGTCGACATCACCAACTCGCCGCACGCGGTCATCTTCCGCCCGCTGATCGCGCGCCTGCGCGACCGAGGTCACGAGGTGACGGTGACCGCCCGCGAGTTCGCCCAGACGATCGGGCTGCTCGACCGCTTCGGGATCGCCCACACCAGCATCGGCGCGCACGGCGGGGGCGCGCCGCGCGACAAGGCCCGCGCGATGGCCGGGCGGTCGTCGGCGCTGGTGCGCTTCGCCCGCCGCGAGCGCTTCGACCTGGCCGTCGCCCACGGCAGCACCGACCAGCCGATCGCGGCGCGCCTCGCGGGCACCCCCCAGGTCACGATGTTCGACTACGAGTACGCCACCGCGATGCACCACTGGAACGGCCGGTGGGCGACGCGGGTGCTGGTGCCCGCCGCGATCCCCGAGGAGGCCCTCGCCCGCTACGGCATGCGGCCCCCGAAGCTGGTGCGCTACCCGGGGCTGAAGGAGGAGTACTACCTCGCCGACCACGCCGTCGACCCGGGCGTGGTGACCGAGCTGGGGCTCGACCCCGACGGCGTGATCGCGGTCCTGCGCCCGCCGCCCGAGGTCACGCTCTACCACCGCGGCGCCTCGACCGACCTCTTCGCCGCGACCCTCGCCCGGCTGCTCGACGCGGCCCCCGGCGTGCAGACGGTGGTGCTGCCGCGCACCGCCGAGCAGCGCGCGTCCCTGGAGGGGACCGCCGCGATCGTGCCGCCCGGGCCGATCGACGGGCCGAGCCTCGTGGCGGCCGCCGACCTCGTCGTCAGCGCCGGCGGGACGATGAACCGCGAGGCCGCGGCCCTCGGCGTCCCCGCCTACACGCCGTTCGCCGCCCGCCTCGGCGCCGTCGACCGCGCCCTGATCGCCGACGGCCGCCTGCGGCGCCTCGAGGCCCCCGGCGACGTCGTGCTCGAGCGCCGCGCCCGCGGGGCGGCGCCGCCGCTGCGCGACCCCGAGATCCTGATCGACCTGATTCTCGGGGCCGTCCGGGGTAGAGTGGAGCCCTCGTGAGCCGTGCTCCACTCAACTGGAGCCCCCGGGCGTTCGCTCACCGTGCCGCGCAGATCGCGGTCGATACGGGGCTCGTCGTGGCCGCCTACTGGCTGGCCTTCTACTTCCGCTTCGACGGCAACGTCCCCGGTCGGTACGAGCGGCTGTTCGCCGCGACCGTCGGCATCGTGGTCGTCATCAAGCTGGCGACCTTCGTCGCGATGCGCTTCTACACCAAGTGGTGGCGCTTCACGAGCCTCCGCGACCTCCAGGCGATCGTCCTCGCCGCGGCGGTGTCGAGCCTGCTCGTCACGGCCGTCCTGTCGCAGTGGCGCCCCGGCGACGTCGTCCCGATCCCCCGCGGCGTCCTGCTCTTCGACCTGGTCCTGACGCTCACCCTGATCGGCGGCGCCCGGTTCGCGGTGCGCAGCGTCATCGAGCGCCCCCCGCGCACGGAGCTGGTGTCGAGCGGCCGTGAGGTGCTGATCTGCGGCGCCGGCGACGCCGGCAACACGCTGCTGCGGGAGATGAAGCGCAACCGCGACCTCGGGTACACGCCCGTCGGCCTGATCGACGACGACCCCCGCAAGCGCCGCCTCCGCGTGCAGGGCACCCGGGTGCGCGGCACCCGCGCCGACCTGCCCCGCGTGCTGCGCGAGGTGCACGTCGACGAGGTCATCATCGCCATGCCGTCGGCGTCGGGGCGCACCCGCCAGGAGATCGTCGAGGTCTGCCGCCAGGCCGGCGTGAAGTGCACGACCCTGCCGGGCCTGCCGGAGCTGATCACCGGCGAGGTGGGCGTCAGCCTGCTGCGCGAGGTCCGCGTCGAGGACGTCCTCGGCCGCGCCCCCGTCGAGATCGACTTCGCCCGCGTCGCCCGTTACCTCAACGGCCGGTCGGTGCTCGTCACCGGCGCCGGCGGCTCCATCGGCCGCGAGCTGTGCCGCCAGGTCGCCGCGATCGGCGCCCGCCGCCTCGTGATGGTCGACCACGCCGAGAACAACCTCTTCGAGATCGACATGGCGCTGCGCGAGCGCGGCCACGCGGGGATGCTCGTCCCGGTCATCGCGGACTGCAAGGACGAGGTCGCGATGGAGCGCGTCTTCGCGACCGAGCGCCCCGAGATCGTGTTCCACGCCGCGGCGTACAAGCACGTGCCGATGATGGAGCTCAACCCGCTGCAGGCCGTGGCGAACAACGCGATCGGCACGTCGGTGCTCGCGAACCTGTCGGAGCGCTTCGGCGTCGACCGGTTCTGCCTGATCTCGACCGACAAGGCCGTGGAGCCGAAGACCGTGATGGGCGCCTCGAAGGCGCTGGCCGAGCGCGTCATCGAGGCGCGCGGCGCCGGCGCCTCCCCGACGCGCTTCGCGGCCGTCCGGTTCGGCAACGTGCTCGGCAGCTCCGGCTCCGTGCTCCCGATCTTCCAGCGCCAGATCGAGCAGGGCGGGCCGGTGACGGTCACGCACGCCGAGATGACGCGCTTCTTCATGACGATCCCCGAGGCGGTCCAGCTCGTGATCGAGGCGACCGGCATCGCCGACGGCGGTGACATCTTCGTCCTCGAGATGGGCGAGCCGGTCCGGATCATGGACCTGGCCGAGCGCATGATCGAGCTGTCCGGGCACCGTCCCGGTCAGGACATCGCGATCGAGGTGGTGGGTATCCGACCCGGCGAGAAGCTCCACGAGGAGCTGTTCAACGTGGACGAGGAGGTGGTCTCGACGCGCTACGGCAAGATCCGCCGCGCGACCCGGCCCGCCTTCGACCCGGACGAGCTGCACCGCGGTCTCGCGGAGCTGCAGCGGCGCGTCCGGACCGGCCGGCCCGAGCCGGTGGTCGACGCCCTGTGGGCCGCACTGCGCGGCGGCAGGGGCGACGGCGCCGGCGGCGAAGGATCGATCCCGCACACCTCCACGACCACCGAGGAGCGTCCATGACCGTCATCACACTCACCGAGGCCGAGCGGCTCCCCGCCGGCGCCTCGCCGGTCGCTCCCTGGGGCCTGCTGTCGCGTGTCCACCGCCCGTGCCCCGACCACGCCGGCGAGTGCCGCTGCGTCGGCCGCAACGACGACGAGGGCGCCCTCGTCTTCTGGTGCGAGCGCGAGGAGCACCACTTCCGCGCACGCTAGGGGCGGGGCCTAGAGCGCCCGTCCCGAGGGGGCGGCGCCCGGGGTCCGCACCGGCCGCAGCCGGGACCACCCGGCGTGGACGATGAAGACCGTCCAGGCGGCGATGCCGACGAACTTCGCGCCGTCCTCGATCACGGAGTGCAGGGTCGTCTCCTCCTCGGCGAGGACGTCGGAGACGACCGAGACGGTGAAGGCGGCGAGCGACAGCGCGAGGATCGGCCACGCCGAGGTCGTCACGAACCGGCGCAGCGCGACGAGCACCACGACGACGCCGAGCGCGTAGCCCGCGAGGATCGTGTCCTGGGCGATGCCGAGGACGTTCGGGCCGAACTGCTCGTGCAGCAGGAACAGGTCGTCGACCGCGAGGACGACGGTGACCGCGCCGAGCGCCAGCACCGCGCGACCGGCCCCGGTGTCGCCCTCGCGCCAGAGCAGGGGGCCGAGGAGGGCGGCGGCCGTCGCGCCCGTCCACCAGACCAGCACGCCCATGTTCGAGAACACGCCGGCGTGGGCGGGTCCGTCGGCGGCGACGACGGGGTCCGCGGCGACGGTGCGGAACGAGATGCCCCGGGCCTCGGTGACCAGCCAGACGACGCCGACGACGGCCGCGGCGCCGAGGGCGACCAGCGCGGCGGCCAGGAACGCGCGGCCGGTTCGGGGGGGACGGGACACCGCCGGGGAGGGTATGTGACAGCACTGTCACAAACCAACCGCCCGGTGGGGCGGGATGGACCTACCCGGAGGTGTGGGTGAAGGGCAGCTTCACGTGGTGCGCGGTGCGGGCCTCGATGACGTACACCACGGTCTGGGGGCTGCGCCACGGGAACGGCTCGCCCGTGTACGTCCGGGACAGCTCGTCGGCGATGTCGAGGGCCGCGTCGCCGTCGATGCGGCCGACGACGCGCCCCCGGACGTCGCACTGCCGGTAGGGGTCGTCGATGTCGACGGCCGACAGCGCGACGCGCGCGTCGCGCTCCAGGTTGCGGGCCTTGCGGCTCGTCGTCTGCGTGAACAGCACGAGGCGGTCGTCGTCGCGCACGCCGATCCAGACGGGAACCGAGTGCGGTGACCCGTCGGGGAGGATCGTCGCGAGGTGGGCGAACGCCCGGCCCCGCAGGACGTCGCGGACGTCGTCGGGGAGCGCGGTCACCGGGCGCCCCCCGGCGGGGCCGGCGCGGCGTCGTCGTCCCACGCGGCGACCCACGCCTCGATCTCGCGGACGACGCGGGTGAGCGCCTGCCCCTTCTCGGTGAGGCGGTACTCGACCGCGCCGCCGCCGAGCTCGCGGCGCTCCATGAGCCCCGCGGCCTCCAGCTCGCGGAGGCGCTCGGCCAGCAGGCGGGCCGAGAGCCCCTCCACCGACCCGCGGATCTCGGTGAACCGGGCGGGGCCCTCCATGGCGGCCCGGATCACCGCCGCGCTCCAGCGGCGGCCGAGGAGCTCGGCCGCGCGCTGGTAGCGGTGGCAGACCGGAGTCAGGTGACGGCAGTCGTCCATCGTCCGGAGACTAACGCCGGCCCTACGCCGCGATCGACTCGTGGCGGTCGTGGGCGGGCTCGAGCGCGATGTCCAGGACCTCCCGGATCGTGAGGACCGGGTGCACGGTCACCTGCTCCAGGATCTCCGCCGGGACGTCGTCCAGGTCGCGGCGGTTGCGCTCCGGGATGATCACGTCCGTCAGCCCGGCCCGGTGGGCGGCGAGCACCTTCTGCTTCAGGCCGCCGATCGGGAGCACGCGGCCCTGCAGCGTCACCTCGCCGGTCATCCCGACGTTCGGCCGCACCGCGCGCCCGGAGGCGAGCGAGGCGATCGCGGTGATCATGGTGACGCCCGCCGACGGCCCGTCCTTCGGGATCGCGCCCGCCGGGACGTGCACGTGGACCTCCTTGCCCGCGAGGTCGGCGGGGTGGATGCCGACCTCCGTGCCGTGCGCCCGCGTCCACGAGAGCGCGATCCGCGCGGACTCGCGCATCACGTCGCCGAGCTGCCCGGTGAGCACGAGGCGCTCCCCGGGGCCGTCCGCCGTCATGGCGCTCGCCTCGACGAACAGCACGTCGCCGCCCGTCCCCGTGACCGCGAGGCCGGTCGCGACGCCCGGGATCGCCGTGCGCTCGGCCGCCTCGTGGTGGAACCGCGGCCGCCCGAGGGCGTCGTGGAGGTCGCCGGGTCCGATGGTGATCGGCCCCTCCGCCCCCTCCGCCACGCGGCGCGCCGCCTTGCGCAGCACCTTGCCGAGCTCCCGCTCGAGCGACCGCACCCCCGCCTCGCGGGTGTAGTCGCCGATGACGGCGCGCAGGGCGTCGTCGTCGACGGTGACCTCGTCCTCGCGCAGGCCGTTGCGCTCCACCTGGCGCGGCAGGAGGTAGCCGCGGGCGATCTGCAGCTTCTCGTCCTCGGTGTAGCCGTCGAGCGCGATGACCTCCATGCGGTCGAGCAGCGGGCCGGGGATGGTGTCGGCGACGTTCGCGGTGGCGATGAACAGGACCTCGGAGAGGTCGAGCTCCACGTCGAGGTAGTGGTCGCGGAAGCTGTGGTTCTGGGCGGGGTCGAGCACCTCGAGCAGGGCCGACGACGGGTCGCCGCGCCAGTCGGCGCCGACCTTGTCGATCTCGTCGAGCATGATCACGGGGTTCATCGTCCCGGCCTCGCGGAGGGCCCGGACGAGGCGGCCCGGCAGCGCGCCGACGTAGGTGCGCCGGTGCCCGCGGACCTCGGCCTCGTCGCGGATGCCGCCGAGGCTGATGCGCGCGAACTCGCGTCCGAGGGCCTTCGCCACGGACTGGCCGAGCGACGTCTTGCCGGTCCCCGGGGGGCCGACCAGCGTCAGGATGACGCCGCTGCGCCCCTCGTCCATCCCGCGCTCGCGGCGCAGGCGCCGGACGGACAGGTACTCGAGGATCCGCTCCTTGATGTCCTGCAGGCCGGCGTGGTCGGCGTCGAGCACCTCCCGCGCGCCGGCGACGTCGAGCTCCTCCTCGGAGCGGGTGCCCCACGGCAGTGAGACCATCCACTCGAGGTAGGTCCGGATCATCCCGGCCTCGGCGCCCTCGGGCTGCCGCTCCAGGCGCGCGAGCTCGCGCTCGGCCTCCTTCCGGGCGGCGTCCGGCATGGCGGACGCGGCGATCCGCTCCGACCAGTCGTCGCCGTCCTCGGGGTCCTCGCCGAGCTCCTTGCGGATGGCCGAGAGCTGCCGGCGCAGCAGCATCTCGCGCTGGCTCTTGTCGAGGCCGTCGGTGACGTCCTCGCGGATGCGCCGGCGCAGGCCGGCGTCGGCGAGGCGCTCGCGCTGGGCGTCGATGGCGAGGCGCAGGCGCGCGACGACGTCGACGGTGCCGAGCAGTTCCGCCTTCGTGGTGAGGGGGATCTCCGGCGCGTAGCCGGCGGTGTCCGCGAGTCGGCCGGGGTGGCTGATGCCGGCGAGGAAGTGCGCGACGCGCACCCGGTCGCCGCGGAGGTCGGCGACCTCCTCCACGACCGCGCGGTACTCGCGTGCCAGCGCGGCGGCCTCGGGGCCGGGGTCGTCCGGGTCGGGACGCTCGACGGCGCTGACACGAAGGCCGGACTCGCCGCCGATCGCCGGGCCGAGCTCGGCGCGGTGGACCGCCTCGATGGCGACGCCGCGGGTGCCGTCGGGCAGCGTGACCTCACCGACGATGGTGGCCACCACGCCGTGTGACATGAACCGCCCGTCGATGCGCGGCACGAGCAGGAAGCGGCCGTCCACGGCGCCGTCGAGCGCCTCGGCCTGGTCGTCGGAGGTGACGGGGAAGGTGACGCTCGTGCCGGGGAGCACCACGGCGTCGTCGAGGGGGAGGACCGGGAGGATGATGCTCTGGTCGTCCTGGTTCATCGGGGCGGCTCCTGGGGTGTGGGGTGCGGTGGTTACTCGGTGTAACCACGGCCGGCCAGGAGATTACTACTCGTAACCGCCGGGCGCCCCGGCCCCCCGCGCCACCGGGAGACCCCGCCGCGCGGCGTCGTGGAGGGCCCCCGCCGGGGCACCGCTAGGATCCGCGCGTGGACCTCCGCCAGCTCCTGACGTTCCGCACCGTCGTCGACAAGGGGTCGTTCTCCCAGGCGGCGGAGGAGCTCGAGGTGTCGCAGCCCGCCGTGTCGTTCCAGATCCGGGCCCTCGAGGAGCGCCTCGGCCACCGGCTGCTCGACCGCAGCGGCCGCCGCGTCGCCGTGACCGAGGCCGGCGAGGTCGTCTATCGCTACGCCCGCCGCATGATCGGCCTCGAGGCGGAGCTCGAGCGGGAGATGGGGGAGATCGGGACGCGCGTCGCCGGCCCCCTCGTGCTCGGCTCGTCCACCGGGCCCGGCGAGGTGCTGCTCCCCCGCCTGCTCGGCGCGTTCCACCGCGCCCACCCCGACGTCCGCGTCAGCCTCGCGGTGAGCGACACCCAGACGGTCTGCGAGCGCGTCCTCGACGACGAGCTGGAGCTCGGCGTCGTCGGCGCCGCCCGGCCCCAGCGCGGCCTCGTGTTCGAGCCGTTCGTCCGCGACGAGCTCGTCGCGATCGTCCCCCCCGCGCACCCCTTCGCGACCCGCGGGTCCGTGACCCTGGAGGAGCTCGTCGCCGAGCCGATGCTGATCCAGCAGGAGGGCTCCGGGGTCCGTTCGGTCGTGGAGGCGGCGATGCGCGAGGGCGGCCTGCGGGACCGCGACCTGCACGTCGCGATGGAGCTCGGCCTGCAGCAGTCGGTCAAGGCCGCCGTGCTCGACGGCTTCGGCATCACCGTCATCTCCAGCCTCGCCGTCGAGCGGGAGGTCGCCGAGGGGAGCCTCGTCGCGTTGCGCCTCGAGGGTCCCGGGCTCGAACGCCACTTCTTCGCGGTCCGCCACGCCGGCCGGACCCCGAAGCGCGTCACCGCGGCGTTCGTCGAGTTCGCCCGCGCGGAGCTCGGCGACATGGCCGCCACCGTGCCCCCCTCATAACGTCGCCTTATTGGAAGCATCGGACGGCGTGGAGTAGGGTCGGGCGGTGACGAGCCTCTCGGATGCGCGTGCCGACGTGCTGGTCGTCGGATCGGGTGGCGCGGGGATGTCGGCGGCCGTGAGCGCCGCCGGAGCGGGCGCGTCGGTCCTCGTGACCACGAAGTCCGCCCTCGGCGCCGGCAACACCGGCAAGGCCCAGGGGGGCATCCAGGCGGCCATGGGCGACGACGACTCGACGGAGTCCCACTTCGAGGACACCTTCGCCGCCGGTCACCACGCCGCGCGGCCCGAGCTGGTGCGCCGCCTCGCCGACGGGGGGCCCGAGGCGATCGCGTGGCTCGAGTCCATCGGTGTCGCGTTCACCCGCGACGAGGGGCGCCTGCGCCTGCTGCGGTGCGGCGGCGCGACCCGCAAGCGGCTGCTGCAGGCCGGTGAGCGCACCGGCGCCGAGATGGTCAAGGCGCTGCGCGGCGCGGTCCGCGCGAGCGGCGCCGAGGTGTGGGAGTCCACGCGTCTCATCGACCTCGCGCCCGACGGCGACGGCTGGGTCGCGACCGTCGCGCCCGGCGGCAACGGGGCGCGCCGCACCGTGCGCGCCGGGGCCGTCGTGCTCGCCGCGGGCGGCGGCCTGCGGGGCGAGGCCGAGGCGCTCGGCCTCGGCAGCACCAACCACCCCGACGCCACCCCCGAGGTCCTCCGCCTCGCGCTCGACCTGGGCGCCGAGGGCCGCGAGCTCGACTCGTGGCAACAGCACCCCACCGGCTCCGTCTGGCCGGAGGCGCTGTCCGGCTACGCCCTCCCCGAGACCACCCGCGCCTACGGGGCGACCCTCCACGACGCCGACGGCGAGCGCTTCGTCGACGAGCTCGCCCCGCGCGACGTCGTCGCCCAGGCGATCATCGACGCCGTCGAGCAGGGCCGCGGCGCGCTCGCGCCCGACGGCCGCGCCGGCGTCTGGCTCGACACGCCCGCCATCGACCGCGAGAACGGCGCCGGGTTCACCGCCGACCGCCTCGCGTACGTCCACAACCGCTACCGGAAGGCGGGGATCGACATCACACGAGAGCGCGTGCTGGTCTATCCGGTCCTGCACTACCGCAACGGCGGCCTCGCCATCGACGAGGACGCCGCGACGACCGTGCCCGGCGTGTTCGCCGCGGGTGAGATCGCCGGCGGGGTGCACGGCTCCAACCGCCTCATGGGCAACAGCCTCCTCGACACGGTCGTCTACGGGCGCCGGGCCGGCGCGAGCGCCGCGCGGGTGACCCGGTGACCGCGGGCCCGGCACCGGCGCCGGAGACGCGGCCCGTGAGCGCCCCCGAGTTCCTCGACCTGCCGGGGCGCCCGCCGAAGCCGCGCCAGGTGGGCGTCACCCACGTCATCGACAAGGGCCTGTCGCTGCAGGCCGTCGAGGGGATCCTCGACATGTCCGGCGACATGATCGACATCGTGAAGCTGGGCTGGGGGACGGCCTACGTCACCCGGACGCTCCGCGACAAGATCGCCCTCTACGAGAGCGCCGGCATCCCCGTCGTGCTCGGCGGGACGTTCTGGGAGGTCTGCGCCATCCAGAACAAGCTCGACGAGTGGCGCCGGTGGGTCACCGACCTCGGCCTCCGCCACGTGGAGGTCTCGGACGGGACGATCACCGTCGCCCACGAGACGAAGCTGGAGCACATCCACAGCC
Proteins encoded in this region:
- a CDS encoding FAD-dependent oxidoreductase translates to MTSLSDARADVLVVGSGGAGMSAAVSAAGAGASVLVTTKSALGAGNTGKAQGGIQAAMGDDDSTESHFEDTFAAGHHAARPELVRRLADGGPEAIAWLESIGVAFTRDEGRLRLLRCGGATRKRLLQAGERTGAEMVKALRGAVRASGAEVWESTRLIDLAPDGDGWVATVAPGGNGARRTVRAGAVVLAAGGGLRGEAEALGLGSTNHPDATPEVLRLALDLGAEGRELDSWQQHPTGSVWPEALSGYALPETTRAYGATLHDADGERFVDELAPRDVVAQAIIDAVEQGRGALAPDGRAGVWLDTPAIDRENGAGFTADRLAYVHNRYRKAGIDITRERVLVYPVLHYRNGGLAIDEDAATTVPGVFAAGEIAGGVHGSNRLMGNSLLDTVVYGRRAGASAARVTR